From a region of the Cololabis saira isolate AMF1-May2022 chromosome 8, fColSai1.1, whole genome shotgun sequence genome:
- the si:dkey-195m11.8 gene encoding fidgetin isoform X2, whose protein sequence is MNSLLKMHWSPEHAAPLSQWPEQHLDVTSTTSPSSAHKHEPYTTASRRGYAPASYPWASDDISALTASSLLKRYAEKYSGLELSYERPATGPYSEPGTFLKTESEPWALGQGMECYPGLETLNGTKVGSASAGIPATGSVTVVSSNLASEPGYSGAGSCNAPSTQEYPPAYNSTYLTSGYCPQPTAALPPAPLHSLQATPTLVPSYSASTPVYNYPPGCYPQTSLSSGYSHPSASYLPSGISAPTPLAPRPTMVGANYSYTAHNLGVSSDAGVQLKRKAFEMTDDEQEGAEVEGRYRKYSNGHGNSHGKGNGNGHGNGYDIGGSASDPEAYKPGKSLISPPYGGVGDYSPPSGLSGENVSGEHNFPQQQRMSMKIPASHSQAEDPAGGR, encoded by the exons ATGAACA GTCTGTTGAAGATGCACTGGTCTCCGGAGCACGCTGCCCCTTTATCTCAGTGGCCTGAGCAGCACCTAGATGTCACGTCGACCACATCACCCTCCTCGGCCCACAAACACGAGCCCTACACTACTGCATCTCGCCGCGGCTATGCCCCTGCAAGTTATCCCTGGGCCAGTGATGACATATCAGCCCTAACTGCTTCTTCTCTGCTTAAACGCTATGCTGAGAAGTACTCCGGCCTGGAGCTGTCCTATGAACGCCCTGCTACAGGGCCTTACTCAGAGCCGGGGACTTTCCTAAAAACTGAGTCTGAGCCCTGGGCTTTGGGCCAGGGCATGGAATGCTATCCTGGACTGGAGACTCTAAATGGCACCAAGGTGGGGTCTGCCTCCGCGGGGATCCCAGCCACAGGAAGTGTAACTGTAGTAAGCAGTAACTTGGCCTCAGAGCCAGGCTACAGTGGTGCTGGCTCCTGCAATGCCCCGTCAACTCAGGAATACCCTCCCGCCTACAACAGCACCTACCTGACTTCAGGATATTGCCCTCAGCCCACCGCAGCACTTCCACCTGCCCCCCTACACTCCTTACAGGCCACACCCACCCTAGTCCCCAGTTATAGTGCCAGCACTCCTGTCTACAACTACCCACCAGGGTGCTACCCCCAAACTAGCCTGTCATCAGGATACAGCCATCCCAGTGCCTCCTACCTGCCCTCTGGCATTAGTGCTCCCACTCCTCTGGCCCCTAGGCCCACCATGGTGGGGGCAAATTACAGCTACACCGCTCACAACCTCGGAGTGAGCTCTGACGCAGGGGTGCAACTGAAACGCAAGGCCTTTGAGATGACGGATGATGAACAAGAAGGGGCAGAGGTGGAAGGACGCTACAGAAAGTACAGCAACGGCCATGGAAACAGCCACGGCAAAGGTAACGGTAACGGGCACGGCAACGGCTATGATATCGGGGGCTCGGCCTCAGACCCAGAAGCCTACAAACCTGGAAAGTCTCTAATATCTCCCCCTTATGGTGGAGTCGGGGACTACAGCCCGCCGTCAGGTCTCTCAGGTGAGAACGTGTCGGGGGAACACAACTTCCCTCAGCAGCAGAGGATGTCGATGAAGATACCTGCATCTCACTCACAAGCCGAGGACCCCGCTGGCGGACGCTGA
- the si:dkey-195m11.8 gene encoding fidgetin isoform X1: MLSPVTPYSLLKMHWSPEHAAPLSQWPEQHLDVTSTTSPSSAHKHEPYTTASRRGYAPASYPWASDDISALTASSLLKRYAEKYSGLELSYERPATGPYSEPGTFLKTESEPWALGQGMECYPGLETLNGTKVGSASAGIPATGSVTVVSSNLASEPGYSGAGSCNAPSTQEYPPAYNSTYLTSGYCPQPTAALPPAPLHSLQATPTLVPSYSASTPVYNYPPGCYPQTSLSSGYSHPSASYLPSGISAPTPLAPRPTMVGANYSYTAHNLGVSSDAGVQLKRKAFEMTDDEQEGAEVEGRYRKYSNGHGNSHGKGNGNGHGNGYDIGGSASDPEAYKPGKSLISPPYGGVGDYSPPSGLSGENVSGEHNFPQQQRMSMKIPASHSQAEDPAGGR, translated from the coding sequence GTCTGTTGAAGATGCACTGGTCTCCGGAGCACGCTGCCCCTTTATCTCAGTGGCCTGAGCAGCACCTAGATGTCACGTCGACCACATCACCCTCCTCGGCCCACAAACACGAGCCCTACACTACTGCATCTCGCCGCGGCTATGCCCCTGCAAGTTATCCCTGGGCCAGTGATGACATATCAGCCCTAACTGCTTCTTCTCTGCTTAAACGCTATGCTGAGAAGTACTCCGGCCTGGAGCTGTCCTATGAACGCCCTGCTACAGGGCCTTACTCAGAGCCGGGGACTTTCCTAAAAACTGAGTCTGAGCCCTGGGCTTTGGGCCAGGGCATGGAATGCTATCCTGGACTGGAGACTCTAAATGGCACCAAGGTGGGGTCTGCCTCCGCGGGGATCCCAGCCACAGGAAGTGTAACTGTAGTAAGCAGTAACTTGGCCTCAGAGCCAGGCTACAGTGGTGCTGGCTCCTGCAATGCCCCGTCAACTCAGGAATACCCTCCCGCCTACAACAGCACCTACCTGACTTCAGGATATTGCCCTCAGCCCACCGCAGCACTTCCACCTGCCCCCCTACACTCCTTACAGGCCACACCCACCCTAGTCCCCAGTTATAGTGCCAGCACTCCTGTCTACAACTACCCACCAGGGTGCTACCCCCAAACTAGCCTGTCATCAGGATACAGCCATCCCAGTGCCTCCTACCTGCCCTCTGGCATTAGTGCTCCCACTCCTCTGGCCCCTAGGCCCACCATGGTGGGGGCAAATTACAGCTACACCGCTCACAACCTCGGAGTGAGCTCTGACGCAGGGGTGCAACTGAAACGCAAGGCCTTTGAGATGACGGATGATGAACAAGAAGGGGCAGAGGTGGAAGGACGCTACAGAAAGTACAGCAACGGCCATGGAAACAGCCACGGCAAAGGTAACGGTAACGGGCACGGCAACGGCTATGATATCGGGGGCTCGGCCTCAGACCCAGAAGCCTACAAACCTGGAAAGTCTCTAATATCTCCCCCTTATGGTGGAGTCGGGGACTACAGCCCGCCGTCAGGTCTCTCAGGTGAGAACGTGTCGGGGGAACACAACTTCCCTCAGCAGCAGAGGATGTCGATGAAGATACCTGCATCTCACTCACAAGCCGAGGACCCCGCTGGCGGACGCTGA